The Daucus carota subsp. sativus chromosome 2, DH1 v3.0, whole genome shotgun sequence genome includes a window with the following:
- the LOC108209574 gene encoding uncharacterized protein LOC108209574, with protein MEHISHPEHLLELKEYDVIGENAMCYVCDKTVIGTPTYTCTSKSVGCQSFYLHKSCAELPPKINHNEHNQHPLTYQQCHTNHLCDICYFGIKFAYSCLEANCDFNVCVSCASEERVFLHEGHKGHTLTLLQRVALFVCDACGEEAKDFSYICNICQFWIHKKCALSPFHISVLNYHHHPLTLIYSIPFMHRYFERFCAICDKELHVNMWMYYCHKCTYFVHMKCAASSDTEFMLNEIKSEDIHIEAELVQFPLRGEESVFEFILTQCGKLQVEVQGKGKNNITISTTPSDPHVIEEHWSHKIHPLELLQFAVSENDDVDDRQMLICDGCIQPITVSHPYYYACKQCSFFLHSFCATKLPMELPAGASPSHPQHLLSLQKRDIFYELVGCEVCPYFTNGFYYECETCDIKVEIRCAFAPSRINHTSHRHYSLVQRPFSGSRCKICRLRIFTGVEYACETCDKFHIHWHCALYPSQMKHKYDSHSVTLRYPPFFYEGVFYCEVCEEQVNNQLMLYHCDACDHSFHFNCLCSRQSIKLGGTIDLKIDNRSHTLAFVLKKTTGKKSPDYVCRSCRVCHYYYRFFECVGCGYLLCRDCVTEKLKK; from the exons ATGGAGCACATTAGTCATCCTGAGCACCTATTAGAATTAAAAGAGTATGATGTTATTGGAGAGAATGCTATGTGCTACGTTTGCGATAAAACAGTTATAGGCACTCCTACATATACTTGCACTAGTAAAAGTGTTGGTTGTCAAAGTTTTTACTTGCACAAGAGCTGTGCAGAATTACCCCCAAAAATTAATCACAATGAGCACAACCAACACCCCCTTACTTACCAACAATGCCATACAAATCACCTTTGTGATATTTGTTATTTTGGCATAAAGTTTGCTTATTCATGTTTAGAAGCCAACTGTGACTTTAATGTGTGTGTCTCTTGTGCTTCTGAGGAGAGAGTGTTTCTGCATGAAGGTCACAAGGGGCACACACTAACATTGCTGCAGAGGGTAGCTTTGTTTGTATGTGATGCCTGCGGAGAGGAAGCTAAAGACTTCTCCTATATATGCAACATCTGTCAATTTTGGATTCACAAGAAATGTGCCTTGTCACCGTTCCATATTTCAGTCCTGAACTATCACCACCATCCTCTTACTCTTATCTACTCCATTCCATTCATGCATCGGTACTTTGAGCGATTCTGCGCCATCTGCGACAAAGAACTTCACGTAAACATGTGGATGTATTATTGTCACAAATGCACATATTTTGTGCATATGAAATGCGCTGCATCCTCGGATACGGAATTTATGTT AAATGAGATTAAATCAGAGGACATTCATATTGAAGCTGAGTTGGTACAATTTCCTCTACGTGGCGAGGAATCagtatttgaatttattttaaccCAGTGTGGAAAGTTGCAAGTTGAAGTTCAAGGTAAAGGAAAGAACAATATTACTATATCAACAACACCTAGCGATCCACATGTGATTGAAGAACACTGGAGCCACAAGATCCATCCATTAGAACTGCTTCAATTTGCTGTTAGCGagaatgatgatgttgatgataGACAAATGTTGATATGTGATGGGTGTATTCAACCAATAACTGTTTCTCACCCTTATTATTATGCTTGCAAGCAGTGCAGTTTCTTTCTCCATTCCTTCTGCGCCACAAAGTTACCTATGGAGTTGCCTGCAGGGGCGTCCCCTTCTCACCCGCAACACCTGCTCTCACTTCAGAAGAGGGATATATTTTATGAACTTGTGGGATGTGAAGTTTGTCCCTACTTCACAAACGGATTCTACTATGAATGTGAGACTTGTGATATTAAAGTTGAAATCCGTTGTGCATTCGCGCCCTCAAGGATAAATCATACATCTCACAGGCACTACTCCCTTGTTCAGCGTCCATTCTCAGGTTCAAGGTGTAAAATATGTAGACTACGGATTTTTACAGGCGTGGAATATGCATGTGAAACTTGCGATAAATTCCACATTCATTGGCATTGTGCACTCTATCCAAGTCAAATGAAACACAAGTATGATTCTCACTCCGTCACCTTAAGGTACCCTCCGTTCTTCTACGAGGGAGTATTTTACTGTGAAGTATGTGAAGAGCAAGTTAACAACCAGTTGATGCTCTATCATTGCGATGCATGTGATCATTCTTTTCACTTTAATTGCCTTTGTTCACGCCAAAGCATCAAGCTAGGAGGGACCATTgatcttaaaattgataatcGGTCTCACACACTGGCATTTGTTTTAAAGAAAACTACAGGTAAGAAATCTCCCGATTATGTTTGTAGATCTTGTCGAGTCTGCCACTATTATTACAGGTTTTTCGAATGTGTTGGTTGCGGATATCTTCTCTGCCGTGACTGTGTCACTGAGAAGCTGAAGAAGTAA
- the LOC108209454 gene encoding two-component response regulator-like APRR2 isoform X2, translating to MVLNANDLLEWKDFPKGLRVLLLEQETDSAAQTRSKLEEMDYIVSVFCNETEALSAISNSTDGFHVAIVEVSNDNSDSRFKFLETAKDLPTIMTSDIHCLSTMMKCIALGAVEFLRKPLSDEKIKNIWQHVLHKAFSAGGKDISESVKPLREYVTPSPQLCSGNGESNHQLSIKTEYENQNQEQSAGSDKYPAPSTPQIKRGERLLDDGDCQDQANIIVDKDNMEPDGESKSVDNTYGDTVVETTFSNIVAESTVQVSPRQGSGDGDIRPEDQLADDSKDKSNDSSPCPDKGTTVNTSIEAKTNSKASRLRNVCGLKASRKKAKVDWTSELHKKFVQAVEKLGVDQAIPSKILEVMKVEGLTRHNVASHLQKYRMQQRHILPKDRNYVSRKPVMVFPSYQNTSFVPGGQGYQGWIQPSPYPPGVQMWGAPCYPGWQTTENWQWTPYPAMHADAWGCPVMPPPPVGPCPPFPQAEEEVIDKVVKEAISKPWLPLPLGLKPPSTDSVLNELSKQGISSVPPHTQRHTSPLT from the exons ATGGTTTTGAATGCTAATGATTTATTGGAATGGAAAGATTTTCCAAAAGGGCTTCGAGTCCTGCTTCTTGAACAAGAGACTGATTCTGCTGCACAAACAAGATCAAAGCTTGAGGAGATGGATTATATTG TTTCTGTATTCTGCAACGAAACTGAAgctttatctgccatttcaaacaGTACTGATGGCTTCCATGTTGCAATTGTAGAG GTGAGCAACGATAACAGCGATAGTAGATTCAAGTTTCTAGAGACTGCAAAGGATTTACCCACAATAA TGACTTCGGATATTCACTGCCTGAGTACTATGATGAAGTGCATAGCG CTTGGTGCTGTCGAGTTCTTAAGGAAACCACTCTCagatgaaaaaattaaaaatatatggcaGCATGTACTTCACAAG GCATTTAGTGCTGGAGGAAAGGACATATCTGAGTCAGTGAAACCTTTAAGAGAATATGTGACCCCTTCGCCACAGCTCTGTTCAGGAAATGGAGAATCAAACCACCAGCTCTCTATCAAAACAGAATACGAGAATCAAAATCAGGAACAATCAGCAGGAAGTGACAAGTACCCGGCTCCTTCAACCCCACAAATAAAGAGAGGAGAAAGGTTACTAGATGACGGGGATTGCCAGGATCAAGCTAACATTATAGTGGATAAAGATAATATGGAGCCAGATGGGGAATCTAAATCTGTCGATAATACATATGGTGATACAGTAGTTGAAACTACTTTTAGTAATATAGTAGCTGAAAGTACCGTTCAGGTGAGCCCTCGTCAAGGATCAGGGGATGGTGATATCAGACCCGAGGATCAGTTAGCTGATGATTCTAAGGATAAGAGTAATGACTCATCTCCTTGTCCTGATAAAGGCACTACCGTGAATACCAGCATTGAGGCTAAGACTAATAGTAAAGCATCTCGGCTTCGTAATGTATGTGGGCTCAAAGCTAGTCGGAAAAAGGCAAAG GTAGACTGGACGTCTGAGCTGCACAAAAAGTTTGTGCAAGCAGTAGAGAAACTTGGGGTAGATCAGGCAATCCCTTCAAAAATATTAGAGGTGATGAAAGTGGAGGGTTTAACTAGACATAATGTAGCGAGTCATCTCCAG AAATATAGAATGCAACAGCGACATATCTTGCCCAAGGACCGCAACTATGTCTCGCGCAAACCTGTGATGGTCTTTCCTTCATATCAAAACACAAGTTTCGTCCCAGGTGGGCAGGGTTATCAAGGTTGGATTCAACCTAGCCCTTATCCACCTGGAGTCCAAATGTGGGGCGCTCCTTGCTATCCTGGATGGCAAACTACAGAAAATTGGCAATGGACTCCATATCCAGCA ATGCATGCTGATGCATGGGGTTGCCCTGTAATGCCGCCACCTCCAGTTGGACCATGCCCCCCATTTCCTCAG GCAGAAGAAGAGGTCATCGACAAAGTAGTAAAGGAAGCAATAAGCAAGCCCTGGTTACCCTTGCCATTAGGCCTGAAGCCTCCATCCACGGATAGTGTACTAAACGAGCTCTCTAAACAAGGCATCTCTTCTGTCCCACCTCATACTCAAAGGCACACATCTCCACTGACATAG
- the LOC108210021 gene encoding tobamovirus multiplication protein 2A, translating to MGCKGCLECLLKLLNLLLTVLGLAMMGYGIYLFVEYKNASSSHPDGDQMMPLGRPLLMAVSLSGSIFEDLPKAWFIYLFAGLGLAIFLISCFGCIGAATRNGCCLCCYSLLLFLLILVELGVAAFIFFDKSWKEEIPRDKTGDFDMIYGFLEKNWKIAKWVALGAVIFETLVFLLALAVKAANKPAEYDSDEEYIGGPRQQLRQQLINNRPPVPVTGVPVAATLDNRPVRSDAWSTRMREKYGLNTSEFTYNPSESNGNQQAAPQQTEEKGWCTIM from the exons ATGGGGTGTAAAGGGTGTTTGGAGTGCTTGTTGAAGCTTCTCAACTTGTTGTTGACTGTTCTTGGTTTGGCCATGATGGGCTATGGGATATACCTGTTTGTCGAGTACAAAAATGCGTCTTCAAGTCATCCAGATGGTGATCAGATGATGCCATTAGGCCGCCCATTGCTGATGGCGGTGTCTTTGTCAGGAAGCATCTTTGAGGATTTGCCTAAAGCTTG GTTCATATACTTGTTTGCTGGTCTTGGTTTAGCTATCTTCCTCATATCATGTTTTGGTTGCATTGGAGCAGCAACACGTAATGGCTGCTGTCTGTGTTGC TACTCGTTATTGCTGTTCTTGTTGATCTTAGTAGAACTTGGTGTTGCGGCATTCATATTCTTTGACAAAAGCTGGAAAGAA GAAATTCCAAGGGACAAAACTGGAGACTTTGACATGATTTATGGATTTCTTGAAAAGAACTGGAAAATCGCGAAGTGGGTTGCTCTTGGGGCTGTTATATTTGAG ACTCTAGTGTTCTTGCTTGCTCTTGCTGTAAAAGCAGCAAATAAACCAGCAgagtatgatagtgatgaagagtaTATAGGTGGGCCCAGACAACAACTTCGTCAGCAGTTGATCAATAACAGACCACCAGTTCCAGTTACCGGTGTTCCTGTTGCTGCTACCCTTGACAACCGTCCTGTCAGGAGTGATGCTTGGAGTACACGTATGAGGGAAAAG TATGGCCTTAATACTTCCGAGTTTACATACAACCCGTCAGAATCAAACGGGAATCAGCAAGCTGCCCCCCAACAAACAGAAGAAAAGGGTTGGTGCACAATCATGTAA
- the LOC108209454 gene encoding two-component response regulator-like APRR2 isoform X1: protein MVLNANDLLEWKDFPKGLRVLLLEQETDSAAQTRSKLEEMDYIVSVFCNETEALSAISNSTDGFHVAIVEVSNDNSDSRFKFLETAKDLPTIMTSDIHCLSTMMKCIALGAVEFLRKPLSDEKIKNIWQHVLHKAFSAGGKDISESVKPLREYVTPSPQLCSGNGESNHQLSIKTEYENQNQEQSAGSDKYPAPSTPQIKRGERLLDDGDCQDQANIIVDKDNMEPDGESKSVDNTYGDTVVETTFSNIVAESTVQVSPRQGSGDGDIRPEDQLADDSKDKSNDSSPCPDKGTTVNTSIEAKTNSKASRLRNVCGLKASRKKAKVDWTSELHKKFVQAVEKLGVDQAIPSKILEVMKVEGLTRHNVASHLQKYRMQQRHILPKDRNYVSRKPVMVFPSYQNTSFVPGGQGYQGWIQPSPYPPGVQMWGAPCYPGWQTTENWQWTPYPAMHADAWGCPVMPPPPVGPCPPFPQSTPQCQNSEYVNISQMPDNLFDLCPAEEEVIDKVVKEAISKPWLPLPLGLKPPSTDSVLNELSKQGISSVPPHTQRHTSPLT, encoded by the exons ATGGTTTTGAATGCTAATGATTTATTGGAATGGAAAGATTTTCCAAAAGGGCTTCGAGTCCTGCTTCTTGAACAAGAGACTGATTCTGCTGCACAAACAAGATCAAAGCTTGAGGAGATGGATTATATTG TTTCTGTATTCTGCAACGAAACTGAAgctttatctgccatttcaaacaGTACTGATGGCTTCCATGTTGCAATTGTAGAG GTGAGCAACGATAACAGCGATAGTAGATTCAAGTTTCTAGAGACTGCAAAGGATTTACCCACAATAA TGACTTCGGATATTCACTGCCTGAGTACTATGATGAAGTGCATAGCG CTTGGTGCTGTCGAGTTCTTAAGGAAACCACTCTCagatgaaaaaattaaaaatatatggcaGCATGTACTTCACAAG GCATTTAGTGCTGGAGGAAAGGACATATCTGAGTCAGTGAAACCTTTAAGAGAATATGTGACCCCTTCGCCACAGCTCTGTTCAGGAAATGGAGAATCAAACCACCAGCTCTCTATCAAAACAGAATACGAGAATCAAAATCAGGAACAATCAGCAGGAAGTGACAAGTACCCGGCTCCTTCAACCCCACAAATAAAGAGAGGAGAAAGGTTACTAGATGACGGGGATTGCCAGGATCAAGCTAACATTATAGTGGATAAAGATAATATGGAGCCAGATGGGGAATCTAAATCTGTCGATAATACATATGGTGATACAGTAGTTGAAACTACTTTTAGTAATATAGTAGCTGAAAGTACCGTTCAGGTGAGCCCTCGTCAAGGATCAGGGGATGGTGATATCAGACCCGAGGATCAGTTAGCTGATGATTCTAAGGATAAGAGTAATGACTCATCTCCTTGTCCTGATAAAGGCACTACCGTGAATACCAGCATTGAGGCTAAGACTAATAGTAAAGCATCTCGGCTTCGTAATGTATGTGGGCTCAAAGCTAGTCGGAAAAAGGCAAAG GTAGACTGGACGTCTGAGCTGCACAAAAAGTTTGTGCAAGCAGTAGAGAAACTTGGGGTAGATCAGGCAATCCCTTCAAAAATATTAGAGGTGATGAAAGTGGAGGGTTTAACTAGACATAATGTAGCGAGTCATCTCCAG AAATATAGAATGCAACAGCGACATATCTTGCCCAAGGACCGCAACTATGTCTCGCGCAAACCTGTGATGGTCTTTCCTTCATATCAAAACACAAGTTTCGTCCCAGGTGGGCAGGGTTATCAAGGTTGGATTCAACCTAGCCCTTATCCACCTGGAGTCCAAATGTGGGGCGCTCCTTGCTATCCTGGATGGCAAACTACAGAAAATTGGCAATGGACTCCATATCCAGCA ATGCATGCTGATGCATGGGGTTGCCCTGTAATGCCGCCACCTCCAGTTGGACCATGCCCCCCATTTCCTCAG AGTACACCTCAGTGTCAGAACTCTGAATACGTGAACATCTCCCAGATGCCTGATAACTTGTTTGACCTCTGTCCG GCAGAAGAAGAGGTCATCGACAAAGTAGTAAAGGAAGCAATAAGCAAGCCCTGGTTACCCTTGCCATTAGGCCTGAAGCCTCCATCCACGGATAGTGTACTAAACGAGCTCTCTAAACAAGGCATCTCTTCTGTCCCACCTCATACTCAAAGGCACACATCTCCACTGACATAG